Proteins from a single region of Apium graveolens cultivar Ventura chromosome 7, ASM990537v1, whole genome shotgun sequence:
- the LOC141672810 gene encoding uncharacterized protein LOC141672810 isoform X3, translating into MNGWKSDGLRRVEEAHKKGDMTANLRNCPPYYLSEQAWNGLVDYWETEVFTKLSKNGKENVKQSEIKHYTGAKPFDQRYEELEEKLEKPFTILEKFDASYMKKEKVEEIRRKLTGNGLEGISRK; encoded by the exons ATGAACGGTTGGAAGAGCGACGGTTTGAGAAGGGTTGAAGAGGCACACAAAAAGGGAGACATGACTGCAAATCTACGTAATTGCCCCCCATATTACTTATCTGAACAAGCATGGAATGGTCTAGTTGACTACTGGGAGACGGAGGTATTTACCAAATTATCGAaaaatggcaaagaaaatgtcAAGCAGTCAGAGATTAAGCACTATACTGGAGCAAAGCCATTTGACCAGCGTTATGAG GAACTAGAGGAAAAATTAGAAAAACCTTTCACCATCCTCGAAAAGTTTGATGCTTCGTACATGAAGAAAGAAAAAGTGGAAGAAATACGGAGAAAACTTACT GGGAATGGTTTAGAAGGAATCTCCAGAAAATAG
- the LOC141672810 gene encoding uncharacterized protein LOC141672810 isoform X1, which produces MNGWKSDGLRRVEEAHKKGDMTANLRNCPPYYLSEQAWNGLVDYWETEVFTKLSKNGKENVKQSEIKHYTGAKPFDQRYEELEEKLEKPFTILEKFDASYMKKEKVEEIRRKLTVVVERDAQEGSSQDEPSQDAAPSPPSPGTQKNEKSSNC; this is translated from the exons ATGAACGGTTGGAAGAGCGACGGTTTGAGAAGGGTTGAAGAGGCACACAAAAAGGGAGACATGACTGCAAATCTACGTAATTGCCCCCCATATTACTTATCTGAACAAGCATGGAATGGTCTAGTTGACTACTGGGAGACGGAGGTATTTACCAAATTATCGAaaaatggcaaagaaaatgtcAAGCAGTCAGAGATTAAGCACTATACTGGAGCAAAGCCATTTGACCAGCGTTATGAG GAACTAGAGGAAAAATTAGAAAAACCTTTCACCATCCTCGAAAAGTTTGATGCTTCGTACATGAAGAAAGAAAAAGTGGAAGAAATACGGAGAAAACTTACT GTTGTTGTGGAGCGTGATGCACAAGAGGGCAGTTCTCAGGATGAACCTTCTCAGGATGCAGCACCATCTCCACCATCTCCAGGCACCCAAAAAAACGAGAAGTCGAGCAATTGTTAG
- the LOC141672810 gene encoding uncharacterized protein LOC141672810 isoform X2 yields the protein MAAGASGSGSAMSRVTGNRGGGSRNKVGGRGQGGGLGRRTENVGRDNQENYEEDHGWEDIEDDGDEREEEDNDEEQLTVSDIRFGRAARRVCEGDYKKKPKLGEPKLGVVNFINKKTLKSLITKRHLKQLLERVGDLIPQNKRHELGKSF from the exons ATGGCAGCGGGGGCTAGTGGTAGTGGAAGCGCTATGAGCAGGGTTACTGGAAATAGAGGGGGAGGTAGCAGAAATAAGGTTGGGGGTCGGGGCCAAGGCGGGGGTTTGGGTAGGAGAACAGAAAATGTTGGTAGAGACAATCAAGAAAATTATGAAGAAGATCATGGTTGGGAGGATATTGAAGATGATGGTGATGAAAGAGAGGAAGAGGACAATGATGAGGAACAACTTACAGTTTCTGATATTAGATTTGGGAGAGCTGCACGTCGTGTTTGTGAAGGagattacaaaaagaagccaaaattagGAGAACCGAAACTTGGAGTTGTGAATTTCATAAACAAAAAaa CATTAAAGAGTCTCATTACAAAAAGACACTTAAAGCAATTGTTAGAACGCGTTGGAGATTTGATACCGCAAAACAAAAGGCACGAGCTCGGGAAATCTTTTTAA